In the Ruminococcus sp. OA3 genome, one interval contains:
- a CDS encoding response regulator transcription factor yields MRILLIEDDEALRYSLEYQLKNAGYLVDTCDDGEDAFYYIEQNIHDLILLDRMLPHVDGLTILKKLRAAGSSTPVIFLTALGELEDKINGLNTGADDYLVKPFAFEELLARMRCISRRPRKCEEIESLTLGDITYSVTGNILTGPQGSCTLSKKEGAMFEVLLRNTGQILPRMTLLTRVWGPDADVEEGNLDNYMYFIRRRLRQVASSVKIKTIRGVGYQLED; encoded by the coding sequence ATGAGGATACTACTGATTGAAGATGACGAGGCACTGAGATATTCCCTCGAGTACCAGTTAAAGAATGCAGGTTATCTGGTTGATACCTGCGACGACGGGGAAGACGCTTTTTATTATATTGAACAAAACATCCATGATCTGATCCTGCTGGACCGCATGCTTCCGCATGTTGACGGCCTGACAATTTTAAAAAAGCTCCGGGCTGCAGGCAGTTCAACACCTGTTATCTTCCTGACCGCGCTAGGGGAACTGGAAGACAAGATCAATGGCCTGAATACGGGTGCTGATGATTATCTGGTGAAACCATTTGCCTTTGAAGAGCTGCTTGCCCGTATGCGCTGTATCAGCAGGCGTCCCCGGAAATGTGAAGAAATCGAATCTCTGACTCTAGGGGATATCACGTATTCTGTTACAGGAAACATACTGACCGGCCCCCAGGGCAGCTGCACCCTGTCAAAAAAGGAAGGCGCCATGTTCGAAGTCCTGCTGCGAAATACCGGGCAGATACTTCCCCGCATGACACTGCTTACGCGGGTATGGGGACCGGATGCAGACGTTGAAGAGGGAAACCTGGATAACTATATGTATTTTATCCGCAGACGTTTACGACAGGTTGCATCCTCCGTAAAAATAAAGACCATCCGCGGTGTCGGATATCAGCTGGAGGACTGA